The Stenotrophomonas maltophilia genome includes a region encoding these proteins:
- a CDS encoding EF-hand domain-containing protein: protein MRAGYGVLLAVLLPGAALAQVTDTTSYLQRMDSDGDGKVSEAEYVQWMLYAFDRMDRNGDGVLSAEELPGGKGRAIRREQQRQVIVQRFHKQDANGDGVLDARELAAPPR, encoded by the coding sequence GTGAGGGCAGGGTACGGCGTTCTGCTGGCGGTGCTGCTGCCGGGTGCGGCGCTGGCCCAGGTCACCGATACCACCAGCTACCTGCAGCGGATGGACAGCGATGGCGACGGCAAGGTCAGCGAGGCCGAGTACGTGCAGTGGATGCTGTATGCCTTCGACCGCATGGACCGCAATGGCGATGGCGTGCTGAGCGCCGAGGAGCTGCCCGGTGGCAAGGGCAGGGCGATCCGCCGCGAGCAGCAGCGGCAGGTGATCGTGCAGCGCTTCCACAAGCAGGATGCCAACGGTGATGGCGTCCTGGATGCCCGTGAACTGGCGGCGCCGCCACGCTGA
- a CDS encoding acid phosphatase: MSLISHPARPLLGLAVVAALAGCAATATKPTAVEANITTKAVGYLDKSTVPASLDLVPAPPVAGSAALALDEQVSREARALRGSPRFAQAGVDAELGFPEGANHFSCAADIDVDAVKTPALYRLLERSRIDASAATKAAKNHYQRPRPFMVNGEPTCSPKDEEGLRKNGSYPSGHTSIGWAWALILSEIAPDRADAIQARGRNYGESRLVCNVHWQSDILEGRFMGAAAVARLHDNAAFNKDLLAARKEIAAARKAGLHSSRDCTTENAVLKVRPQSAL; the protein is encoded by the coding sequence ATGTCGCTGATTTCCCACCCTGCCCGCCCGCTGCTCGGCCTTGCCGTCGTCGCGGCCCTGGCCGGTTGTGCCGCCACCGCCACCAAGCCGACCGCCGTCGAAGCCAACATCACCACCAAGGCGGTGGGCTATCTGGACAAGAGCACGGTTCCGGCCAGCCTCGACCTGGTACCGGCACCACCGGTGGCCGGTTCGGCCGCGCTCGCCCTGGACGAGCAGGTCAGCCGTGAAGCCCGCGCGCTGCGTGGCAGCCCGCGCTTCGCCCAGGCCGGTGTCGATGCGGAACTCGGTTTCCCCGAAGGCGCCAACCACTTCTCCTGCGCCGCCGACATCGACGTCGATGCGGTGAAGACCCCGGCGCTGTATCGCCTGCTGGAGCGCAGCCGGATCGACGCCAGTGCGGCGACCAAGGCGGCCAAGAACCACTACCAGCGCCCGCGCCCGTTCATGGTCAATGGTGAACCGACCTGCTCGCCGAAGGACGAGGAAGGCCTGCGCAAGAACGGTTCCTACCCCTCCGGCCACACCTCGATCGGCTGGGCCTGGGCCCTGATCCTGTCCGAGATCGCGCCGGACCGCGCCGATGCCATCCAGGCCCGTGGCCGCAACTACGGCGAGAGCCGCCTGGTCTGCAACGTGCACTGGCAGAGCGACATCCTCGAAGGCCGCTTCATGGGCGCCGCCGCGGTGGCCCGCCTGCACGACAACGCTGCATTCAACAAGGACCTGCTGGCCGCACGCAAGGAAATCGCCGCCGCACGCAAGGCCGGCCTGCACTCCAGCCGCGACTGCACCACCGAGAACGCGGTGCTGAAGGTGCGCCCGCAGAGCGCGCTGTAA
- a CDS encoding ABC transporter ATP-binding protein, translating into MIELDRATVVRGQVKVLHGLSLRIAQGQHTALLGPNGCGKSTFIKLITRELYPLAQGDGSVAVKVLGQNRWQVDRLRSQLGIVTGDLSSNLADMPGLTVEQAVLSGFFASYVVPAFREVTADMRTRVGETLVMTGALSLRERAYAELSAGETRRVLIARALVNRPQALLLDEPSTGLDLVAREQLVATMRVLAQQGITLVLVTHHIEEIIPEIERVVLLRDGRVLADGTRAELLRSAPLSAVFGGAITVCEQEGRLTAYAG; encoded by the coding sequence TTGATCGAACTGGACCGCGCCACCGTGGTGCGCGGCCAGGTGAAGGTGCTGCACGGGCTCAGCCTGCGCATCGCGCAGGGACAGCACACCGCCCTGCTCGGCCCCAACGGCTGCGGCAAGTCGACCTTCATCAAGCTGATCACCCGCGAACTGTATCCCCTTGCACAGGGAGACGGCTCGGTGGCGGTGAAGGTGCTGGGCCAGAACCGCTGGCAGGTGGACCGGCTGCGTTCGCAGCTGGGCATCGTCACCGGCGACCTCAGCAGCAATCTGGCCGACATGCCCGGGCTGACCGTGGAACAGGCGGTGCTGTCCGGCTTCTTCGCCAGCTACGTGGTGCCGGCCTTCCGCGAAGTGACCGCCGACATGCGCACGCGCGTCGGCGAGACACTGGTGATGACCGGCGCCCTGTCCCTGCGCGAACGCGCCTATGCCGAGCTGTCGGCCGGCGAGACCCGCCGCGTGCTGATCGCCCGCGCGCTGGTCAATCGGCCGCAGGCACTGCTGCTGGACGAACCCTCCACCGGACTGGACCTGGTCGCCCGCGAGCAGCTGGTGGCGACCATGCGGGTGCTCGCCCAGCAGGGCATCACCCTGGTGCTGGTGACCCACCACATCGAAGAGATCATTCCCGAGATCGAACGCGTAGTGCTGCTGCGCGACGGCCGTGTGCTGGCTGATGGCACCCGTGCCGAACTGCTGCGCAGCGCGCCGCTGTCGGCGGTGTTCGGTGGCGCGATCACCGTGTGCGAGCAGGAAGGCCGGCTGACCGCGTACGCGGGGTGA
- a CDS encoding DesA family fatty acid desaturase, protein MPDALMSLLTGGVLGLGWWAMLGVLLVFTQITIFSVTLYLHRGQAHRGVDFHPALAHVFRFWLWLTTSMITREWVAIHRKHHAKVETEDDPHSPVTRGIGTVFWHGVELYREARGMRADIDQYGRGTPDDAIERHLYTPHATLGPVLLLAINSVLFGLPGVALWAIQMAWIPFWAAGVVNGLGHWWGYRNYESADTSTNLTPWGFWIGGEELHNNHHAFPSSARFAMRRWEFDIGWSAIRLLQALRLAKVLRVAPAMDVRPNIAVPDAETLKALLSHRFQAMTDYQRNVFMPALREEAAHAGAKLRRLLPRRLRRGLVNDGRWLKPDSRAQLSEWVAQRPRIRTLVEYRARLAALLEARGHDAAERLHQLQAWCREAEESGIAALQAYAARLKGYSLVGA, encoded by the coding sequence ATGCCTGATGCCCTGATGTCCCTGTTGACCGGTGGTGTGCTCGGCCTCGGCTGGTGGGCCATGCTGGGCGTGCTGCTGGTCTTCACCCAGATCACCATCTTCTCGGTGACCCTGTACCTGCACCGCGGCCAGGCCCATCGCGGCGTCGATTTCCACCCGGCGCTGGCCCACGTGTTCCGTTTCTGGCTGTGGCTGACCACCTCGATGATCACCCGCGAGTGGGTGGCCATCCACCGCAAGCACCACGCCAAGGTGGAGACCGAGGACGACCCGCACAGCCCGGTCACCCGCGGCATCGGCACGGTGTTCTGGCATGGCGTGGAGCTGTACCGGGAAGCACGCGGCATGCGCGCGGACATCGATCAGTACGGGCGCGGTACCCCGGATGATGCGATCGAGCGCCATTTGTATACCCCGCACGCCACGCTCGGTCCGGTGCTGCTGCTGGCGATCAACAGCGTGCTGTTCGGCCTGCCCGGCGTGGCCCTGTGGGCGATCCAGATGGCGTGGATCCCGTTCTGGGCCGCGGGCGTGGTCAATGGCCTGGGCCACTGGTGGGGCTACCGCAACTACGAATCGGCCGATACCTCCACGAACCTGACGCCGTGGGGGTTCTGGATCGGTGGTGAGGAGCTGCACAACAACCATCATGCCTTCCCCAGTTCGGCGCGCTTTGCGATGCGGCGCTGGGAATTCGACATCGGCTGGAGTGCGATCCGCCTGCTGCAGGCGCTGCGCCTGGCCAAGGTGCTTCGCGTTGCACCGGCCATGGACGTACGCCCGAACATCGCCGTGCCCGATGCCGAGACCCTGAAGGCGCTGCTCTCGCACCGCTTCCAGGCGATGACCGACTACCAGCGCAACGTGTTCATGCCGGCCCTGCGCGAGGAAGCCGCCCACGCTGGGGCCAAGCTGCGGCGCCTGCTGCCGCGCCGGCTGCGCCGTGGCTTGGTCAACGATGGCCGCTGGCTGAAGCCGGACAGTCGTGCCCAGCTCAGCGAATGGGTGGCACAGCGCCCGCGCATCCGCACCCTGGTCGAGTACCGCGCGCGATTGGCCGCGTTGCTGGAAGCCCGAGGCCACGACGCCGCCGAGCGCCTGCACCAGCTGCAGGCCTGGTGCCGCGAGGCTGAGGAAAGCGGAATCGCGGCGCTGCAGGCCTACGCTGCGCGATTGAAGGGCTACAGCCTGGTGGGCGCGTGA
- a CDS encoding DUF4785 domain-containing protein → MTIQSTLLAGAVLAVLSLSAAQAAQPLQAARAGDQVPAALVAAPLPADDSERAPLSFAWALDPAQSLQAATPYASVSRSYWQQVDGAQLQRGLELPLTAPDAVIQLSPAEGARAVPANALQVRDPAGRSSVARSVDARALQQAGMPVRDGSSMLRTGATSAAGAYTLQSAQAQGRYVVQVLEPNSPLRLEVQANQAQVLAGGNVQLQARLLEDGATTAQLASRRGGLGGEALLVAPDGRSWPQRLLRTTDGSLRAQVRIPADVGNVQGLWELQVFAQADGVLRDGKVAFAVARPTARFSGQAAPDPASRQVALPLQVAAAGRYEARGTLYATGRDGQLKPVAQAHAAAWFDGPGAGQLVLPFDQAALPVGFGAPYELRDLQLQDQSRMAPIESRALALRF, encoded by the coding sequence ATGACGATTCAATCCACCCTGCTGGCCGGTGCCGTGCTGGCAGTACTGTCCCTTTCCGCAGCGCAGGCCGCGCAGCCGCTGCAGGCCGCCCGTGCTGGCGACCAGGTGCCCGCTGCGCTGGTTGCCGCGCCGTTGCCGGCCGATGACAGCGAACGCGCACCGCTGTCCTTCGCCTGGGCCTTGGACCCGGCGCAATCGCTGCAGGCGGCTACGCCGTATGCCTCGGTCAGCCGCAGCTACTGGCAGCAGGTCGATGGCGCGCAGCTGCAACGCGGCCTGGAGTTGCCGCTGACGGCGCCCGACGCGGTGATCCAGCTGAGCCCGGCCGAAGGCGCGCGGGCAGTGCCGGCAAATGCGTTGCAAGTGCGCGACCCGGCGGGCCGCAGCAGCGTGGCCCGCAGTGTCGACGCGCGTGCGCTGCAGCAGGCCGGCATGCCGGTGAGGGATGGCAGCAGCATGCTGCGCACCGGCGCGACCAGTGCCGCCGGTGCGTACACGCTGCAGAGCGCGCAGGCACAGGGCCGCTACGTGGTGCAGGTGCTGGAGCCGAACAGCCCGCTGCGGCTGGAAGTGCAGGCCAACCAGGCGCAGGTGCTGGCCGGTGGCAACGTGCAGCTGCAGGCACGCCTGCTGGAAGACGGCGCCACCACCGCGCAGCTGGCCTCGCGTCGTGGCGGCCTGGGCGGTGAAGCCCTGCTGGTCGCGCCCGATGGCCGCAGCTGGCCGCAGCGCCTGCTGCGTACCACCGATGGCAGCCTGCGCGCGCAGGTGCGGATTCCGGCTGATGTCGGCAACGTGCAGGGGCTGTGGGAACTGCAGGTGTTCGCCCAGGCCGATGGTGTGCTGCGCGATGGCAAGGTGGCCTTCGCGGTGGCGCGGCCCACTGCGCGCTTCAGTGGCCAGGCGGCACCGGACCCGGCCAGCCGCCAGGTAGCGCTGCCGCTGCAGGTGGCCGCCGCCGGGCGTTACGAGGCGCGTGGCACGTTGTATGCCACCGGCCGCGATGGCCAGCTGAAGCCGGTGGCGCAGGCGCACGCGGCCGCGTGGTTCGATGGACCGGGCGCGGGCCAGCTGGTGCTGCCGTTCGACCAGGCCGCGTTGCCGGTTGGGTTCGGTGCGCCGTACGAGTTGCGCGACCTGCAGCTGCAGGATCAGAGCCGGATGGCACCGATCGAATCGCGCGCACTGGCGTTGAGGTTCTGA
- a CDS encoding thymidine kinase, giving the protein MAKLYFYYSAMNAGKTTTLLQSAHNYRERGMRVAILTPRLDDRAGAGVVASRIGLRADGMAFDRDTDLQRWVEQDLATNGPMGCVLVDEAQFLTRAQVWQLSEVVDQLRIPVLCYGLRTDFRGELFEGSQYLLAWADEMQEIKTICHSGKKATMTVRVDEHGHAVQDGPQVEIGGNDRYVSVSRAEFKKITRGEGRIDPAQAPLPL; this is encoded by the coding sequence ATGGCCAAGCTCTACTTCTACTATTCGGCGATGAATGCCGGCAAGACCACCACCCTGCTGCAGAGCGCCCACAACTACCGCGAGCGCGGCATGCGGGTGGCGATCCTGACCCCGCGCCTGGACGATCGTGCCGGCGCCGGCGTGGTCGCTTCGCGGATCGGCCTGCGCGCCGATGGCATGGCCTTCGACCGCGATACCGACCTGCAGCGCTGGGTCGAGCAGGACCTGGCGACGAACGGGCCGATGGGCTGCGTGCTGGTGGACGAGGCGCAGTTCCTGACCCGCGCCCAGGTCTGGCAGCTCAGCGAGGTGGTCGACCAGCTGCGCATTCCGGTGCTGTGCTACGGCCTGCGCACCGACTTCCGCGGCGAGCTGTTCGAAGGCAGCCAGTACCTGCTGGCCTGGGCCGACGAGATGCAGGAGATCAAGACCATCTGCCACAGCGGCAAGAAGGCGACGATGACGGTGCGCGTGGACGAGCATGGGCACGCGGTGCAGGACGGCCCGCAGGTGGAGATCGGCGGCAACGACCGCTACGTGTCGGTCAGCCGCGCGGAGTTCAAGAAGATCACCCGCGGTGAAGGGCGGATCGATCCGGCGCAGGCCCCGCTGCCGTTGTAG
- a CDS encoding glucan biosynthesis protein — MQRRDFIRNASLALAAFGLPSLPACAASRSGQMGLRRLGQPQPFDFATLKGQARALAQAPYKSHKRVLPGRLEGLDWDQYQSIGYRQDHALWADQPGKFQAKFFHLGLYFHSPVRMFDVVDGKAQELAYDGAAFNYGKSGIKDGELPADLGFAGFRLNTRKDTDRDFAAFLGASYFRAVGKEGQYGQSARGLAIDTGMGKPEEFPDFIAYYLEQPSADSDTIVVYGLLDSPSVAGAYRFAITNGDVLLMDIDSALYPRKAIERLGIAPCTSMYQVGENDRRMAWDWRPEIHDTDGLSLWTGAGEWIWRPLLNPRNLRFNMFVDRNPRGFGLLQRDRNFDHYQDDGVFYEKRPCLWVEPKGEWGEGSVQLVEIPTVDETFDNIVAFWNPKEKPQPGQELLVGYRLYWGAEPPARPPLAHCVASRTGLGGVVGKKREYFSWRFAVDFEGGELARLIDKGEVEAVVEASRGRVEIVSARPLREINGYRAMFDLVPPEGSTEQIDIRLFLRSGGKTLTETWLYQYTPPPAGAPERTLY, encoded by the coding sequence ATGCAACGACGCGACTTCATCCGCAATGCCTCCCTCGCCCTGGCTGCATTCGGCCTGCCGTCCCTGCCCGCGTGCGCGGCCAGCAGGAGCGGCCAGATGGGCCTGCGCCGCCTCGGCCAACCGCAGCCGTTCGACTTCGCCACCCTGAAGGGCCAGGCGCGCGCGCTGGCACAGGCGCCCTACAAGAGCCACAAGCGGGTACTGCCGGGCCGCCTGGAAGGGCTGGACTGGGACCAGTACCAGTCGATCGGTTACCGCCAGGACCATGCGCTGTGGGCCGACCAGCCGGGCAAGTTCCAGGCCAAGTTCTTCCACCTGGGCCTGTACTTCCATTCGCCGGTGCGCATGTTCGACGTGGTCGACGGCAAGGCGCAGGAGCTGGCCTATGACGGCGCGGCCTTCAACTACGGCAAGAGCGGCATCAAGGACGGCGAGCTGCCGGCCGATCTCGGCTTCGCCGGTTTCCGCCTGAACACCCGCAAGGACACCGATCGCGATTTCGCCGCCTTCCTCGGCGCCAGCTACTTCCGCGCGGTCGGCAAGGAAGGCCAGTACGGCCAGTCCGCGCGTGGCCTGGCAATCGATACCGGCATGGGCAAGCCGGAGGAATTCCCGGACTTCATCGCCTATTACCTGGAACAACCCTCGGCTGATTCGGACACGATCGTGGTCTACGGCCTGCTGGATTCGCCCAGCGTGGCCGGCGCCTATCGCTTCGCGATCACCAATGGCGATGTGCTGCTGATGGACATCGACAGTGCGCTGTACCCGCGCAAGGCGATCGAGCGGTTGGGCATCGCCCCGTGCACCAGCATGTACCAGGTGGGCGAGAACGACCGCCGCATGGCGTGGGACTGGCGCCCGGAGATCCATGATACCGACGGCCTGTCGCTGTGGACCGGTGCTGGCGAGTGGATCTGGCGGCCGCTGCTGAACCCGCGCAACCTGCGTTTCAACATGTTCGTGGACCGCAACCCGCGTGGTTTCGGCCTGCTGCAGCGCGACCGCAATTTCGACCACTACCAGGACGACGGCGTGTTCTACGAGAAGCGCCCGTGCCTGTGGGTCGAACCCAAGGGCGAGTGGGGCGAAGGCTCGGTGCAGCTGGTGGAGATTCCCACCGTGGACGAGACCTTCGACAACATCGTGGCGTTCTGGAACCCGAAGGAAAAGCCGCAGCCGGGCCAGGAACTGCTGGTCGGCTACCGCCTGTACTGGGGCGCCGAACCGCCGGCACGGCCGCCGCTGGCGCACTGCGTGGCCAGCCGCACCGGCCTGGGCGGCGTGGTCGGCAAGAAGCGCGAGTACTTCAGCTGGCGCTTCGCGGTGGACTTCGAAGGTGGCGAACTGGCCAGGCTGATCGACAAGGGCGAGGTCGAGGCGGTGGTGGAAGCCAGCCGCGGCCGGGTCGAGATCGTGTCGGCGCGCCCGCTGCGCGAGATCAACGGCTACCGCGCGATGTTCGACCTGGTGCCGCCGGAAGGCAGCACCGAGCAGATTGACATCCGCCTGTTCCTGCGCAGTGGCGGCAAGACCCTGACCGAGACCTGGCTGTACCAGTACACCCCGCCGCCGGCGGGTGCGCCGGAGCGCACGCTGTACTGA
- a CDS encoding lipase family protein: MRSTATGSTVLALLLGLATAPAQAADVVGVAFVHGTGAQTNATQDYWQPAIIDTVRQGLPNSSNYVVINCDFTQYMWKPEAAGCLANQLTSFIDSRGITQLVVITHSNGGNVVRWILSNPTYDSRYPKIIRTVRKVTALAPSSAGTPLADAVLNGNTFETSLGWLLGYKNDAVRQQQVASMATYNAQNLYGTAGRPALPKPFRAVVGSDVESAVWDSNSYCGGYAANVGLEFTQNWLSSCSDGFLECSSQKAAGTTWFTDKARTQGAEPLSHNQSRRECFGLGTLLRNDLTQ; the protein is encoded by the coding sequence ATGCGCAGCACCGCAACAGGAAGTACCGTCCTGGCCCTGCTCCTCGGGCTTGCAACAGCGCCGGCGCAGGCCGCCGACGTGGTCGGCGTGGCCTTCGTGCATGGCACCGGCGCGCAGACCAACGCCACCCAGGACTACTGGCAGCCGGCGATCATCGACACCGTGCGCCAGGGCCTGCCGAACAGCAGCAACTACGTGGTCATCAACTGTGACTTCACCCAGTACATGTGGAAGCCCGAAGCTGCCGGTTGCCTGGCCAACCAGCTGACCAGCTTCATCGACAGCCGTGGCATCACCCAGCTGGTGGTGATCACCCATTCCAACGGCGGCAATGTGGTGCGCTGGATCCTGTCCAACCCGACCTACGACAGCCGCTATCCGAAGATCATCCGCACGGTGCGCAAGGTCACCGCGCTGGCACCTTCCTCGGCGGGTACGCCGTTGGCCGATGCGGTGCTCAACGGCAACACCTTCGAAACCTCGCTGGGCTGGCTGCTGGGCTACAAGAACGACGCGGTGCGCCAGCAGCAGGTGGCGAGCATGGCCACCTACAACGCGCAGAACCTGTATGGCACGGCCGGTCGCCCGGCGCTGCCCAAGCCGTTCCGCGCGGTGGTCGGCAGCGACGTGGAGTCGGCGGTGTGGGACAGCAACAGTTACTGCGGCGGCTATGCCGCCAACGTCGGCCTGGAGTTCACCCAGAACTGGCTGTCGTCCTGCTCCGATGGCTTCCTGGAGTGCAGCAGCCAGAAGGCCGCCGGCACCACCTGGTTCACCGACAAGGCGCGTACCCAGGGCGCAGAACCGCTCAGCCACAACCAGAGCCGCCGCGAGTGCTTCGGCCTGGGCACCCTGCTGCGCAACGACCTGACCCAGTGA
- a CDS encoding tetratricopeptide repeat protein, with translation MRRTLLLLALLSAHLPAPAAERPASPEEDATLINAGFLDSHPDIMYRQWGVAALHRNDVKAAMDHFRRAARYADKPAQGYLGEMYWFGVDQPRDPVMAFAWMDVAAERGYPLFSELRDEYWATLPLEQHQAARAQAQALRAEFGDVVARPRMADVLRKGRREMTGSRTGSMSNNVDVVFMDGGISRTIKADRLYDPKYWDPKQYERWQDETWMKIRRGTVQVGVPTQTNATETTETKP, from the coding sequence ATGCGCCGCACTCTGCTTTTGCTTGCCCTGCTGTCTGCCCACCTGCCCGCGCCGGCAGCGGAGCGTCCCGCTTCTCCCGAAGAAGACGCGACACTGATCAATGCCGGCTTCCTCGACAGCCACCCAGACATCATGTATCGGCAATGGGGAGTCGCCGCGCTGCATCGGAATGACGTCAAGGCGGCCATGGATCATTTCCGCCGGGCCGCGCGCTATGCGGACAAGCCGGCTCAGGGCTACCTCGGCGAAATGTACTGGTTCGGGGTGGACCAGCCACGCGACCCTGTAATGGCGTTCGCGTGGATGGATGTGGCCGCAGAACGTGGCTATCCGTTGTTCTCCGAACTGCGCGACGAATACTGGGCAACCCTGCCGCTGGAGCAGCACCAGGCAGCCCGCGCTCAGGCACAGGCGCTGCGCGCCGAGTTTGGTGATGTCGTGGCACGGCCACGCATGGCAGACGTTCTCAGAAAGGGCCGCCGGGAAATGACTGGCAGCCGTACCGGCTCGATGAGCAACAACGTCGATGTCGTCTTCATGGACGGCGGCATCAGCCGCACCATCAAAGCCGACCGTCTGTACGACCCCAAGTACTGGGACCCTAAGCAGTACGAGCGCTGGCAGGACGAAACCTGGATGAAGATCCGCCGGGGCACGGTGCAGGTGGGCGTACCGACCCAGACCAACGCCACCGAGACCACCGAGACCAAGCCCTGA
- the mutM gene encoding bifunctional DNA-formamidopyrimidine glycosylase/DNA-(apurinic or apyrimidinic site) lyase, whose protein sequence is MPELPEVETTRRGLAPHLQGRRVHGVILRRADLRWPIPPEVAELLPGQRIEDIRRRAKYLLLDTAIGSAVLHLGMSGSLRVLRGDTPLRAHDHVDISLDNGRLLRFNDPRRFGSLLWQPAGEVHPLLQGLGPEPLDDAFDGDYLFARSRGRSAPVKTFLMDQAVVVGVGNIYAAESLFKAGISPLREAGKISRERYQRLADAVKEILGYAITRGGTTLRDFISPDGAPGYFEQELLVYGRDGLPCPNCGRALKHATIGQRASVWCSHCQR, encoded by the coding sequence ATGCCTGAACTGCCCGAAGTCGAAACCACCCGCCGCGGCCTGGCGCCGCACCTGCAGGGCCGCCGCGTGCATGGCGTGATCCTGCGCCGCGCCGACCTGCGCTGGCCGATTCCGCCGGAAGTGGCCGAGCTGCTGCCGGGGCAGCGCATCGAGGACATCCGCCGTCGCGCCAAGTACCTGCTGCTGGACACCGCCATCGGCAGCGCCGTGCTGCACCTGGGCATGTCCGGCAGCCTGCGCGTGCTGCGCGGCGACACCCCGCTGCGCGCGCACGACCATGTGGATATCAGCCTGGACAACGGCCGCCTGTTGCGCTTCAACGACCCGCGCCGCTTCGGCAGCCTGCTGTGGCAGCCGGCCGGCGAAGTCCACCCGCTGCTGCAGGGGCTGGGCCCGGAGCCGCTGGACGATGCCTTCGACGGGGACTACCTGTTCGCCCGCAGCCGTGGCCGCAGCGCGCCGGTGAAGACCTTCCTGATGGACCAGGCGGTGGTGGTGGGCGTGGGCAACATCTACGCCGCCGAGAGCCTGTTCAAGGCCGGCATCAGTCCGCTGCGCGAGGCCGGGAAAATCTCGCGCGAGCGCTACCAGCGGCTGGCCGATGCGGTGAAGGAGATCCTCGGCTACGCCATCACCCGTGGTGGCACCACCCTGCGTGACTTCATCAGCCCCGATGGCGCGCCGGGTTACTTCGAGCAGGAACTGCTGGTGTACGGCCGTGACGGGCTGCCCTGCCCGAACTGTGGCCGCGCGCTGAAGCACGCCACCATCGGCCAGCGCGCCAGCGTCTGGTGCAGCCACTGCCAGCGCTGA